Genomic window (Helianthus annuus cultivar XRQ/B chromosome 3, HanXRQr2.0-SUNRISE, whole genome shotgun sequence):
aggtttgaaacgttgccattttagttctaATAATTTCaagcgttgccattttagtccactgggttaactccgtccattttttatgttagctagaaaggtaattcgatcattttatatggtcgaattgcccttctagttaacggaattacatataaaatgaccgaaatgcccttctagttaacagaataaagggatggagttaacccagtggactaaaatggcaactttTCAAACCTTaagactaaactggcaaaatgacacAAATCACAAGTGAACTgtcgaacacaaacaaacacgttACCATTGTCGAAtgttgaagtatttaaataaaatataaaaactaaaaacactaatgaactgtcgaacacaaacaaacacgttaccaaacgttcacgaacataaatgaacgaacgcaacctttgttcatgtttgtttgtttaataaacgaataaacacaaacgaacttctcgccgaacggttcacgaactgttcaccgaacgtttggttcgtttacagccctaattccattggtttacctaaaaaaatgtcatgtaaatccATTCGTCCGTTATTAACTGAATTGGCGTAATATATAGTGGGAAAACTAGACAAATGTATGTAGTAAAAACTAAAAAGTCAAAAGGAAAAAATACATGGGTTCGACTTTTAACATTCAAATTCTAACATGTCTAAAAAAAGCATCATAATTCATAACTGCAACAACTAAACAACTAAAAGGAGAGCAAAGAAACTAAGAAAGCACTATTTGAATACCTTAAATTTAATGAAGATGTCTTTGAATTCTTGATTGATAGTAGTATCACTATATAATTGTTGATAAAAGATTTTAGGTTGAGGTTATATTATATATTAGTTCAAGATTTTAAAGGAATGCATAAACCCCTTTCTAATCCATCATAATATATCTAGGAGATTATGACTAATATTAAATTAACTAGTTATATAAACCGTCgtcgcgttgcggcgaacttttcttgttatttagtctgtgtatATATGTGTTTGAAATCAGTACGAGCGCGTTGCACACGGAATCGCTTAgaagaataaaaataaaatgtagaaaaaaacactaaaaataaccgaaagaaaatcaactaaaaaagttgtatggtaatgaagTTGTTCAGTAGAAACCCGTAGTCAGAGATGAGCGAATACTAATGGGTACCTTtaccgaatttcctgaaccgaaagatcttaagtactagttcggtactgacgtttggcttcgctaccggtttttaccttcatataccgataccgtaaccggtattttcgataccaataCCGATTCGGTGTCAGTTGGCACCGAGcccatccctacccctgaaactaaaaaaaaaaaagttgtacgatatcgttgttgttcgtacggtacccgtgataagggatgagcaaatggtactagCTAGTAGTACCAAATTTCTCGAACTAAATGAttatcaaactcaatccggtaccgacttttaTCGTTTTATGTACCAGGCCGgtcttcatgtaccgataacgaaccggtattttcgatacaagtatCGGTTAacaccaaacttatcaaacttaaaaagtaaagaagataataattattataatgttaaaataataaaactataaaaaaactatatattatattactgtatattatattttattatattcacTGTTCATTTCATaggaaaattaattaattaattaatatataaaagaattatatttatttaatggTATTTTGAATATTTTTTTCTCTAATAATATTGTTGGAACGTCAATACAACTAGACTTTTTGTATAAGGGTATTATTATTCATAACTAATGTAATAGTAGTATATTTGGAATATATTTTTCAAATAATACTAGGAgattatgatttattttgaatttATATTTGCCAAAATACCCCTTAGCATTCCTTACTGAAATTCGGTATGAATACCATTTTTTACCAAAAAATACCGGTACTGATACCATTATATACTGATGCCGAAATTCAAAAAATCTATTACCGGTACCGCTACGGTAActgtacggtaccggtattttggTAAAAAATCTCATCCCTAGAGTGAACGCTAATGTATTTgagaactgagtgaacaaatcctgaccattgatttacacacgtgtacGGCTAGCATTTCATCATGAAATCGTAAAATATACTAGTGTATTTCATCATCGAAATCCTAgcaatacactagtgtatttaatcatcaaatcctggccattaaTTTATATACGTGTATGGTCAGGATTAGTTCGCTCAGTTTGTAAATACACTAGTGTTTACTCTTTAACCGAATCCTTTGAATTGGAAagttatctattttttttttttttttttttgaaatgtgaATTTCTCAACAGACGGATGATTCACGCCAGAAGTCCTGGCCCCGCCCCATTCTGTCCTGAGGATTATGTTGTCTAAACCGAGTCCACACCTCGGTAGAATGGGACATTTGGCTTTCTCCGAGAAAATTTCAGGCCCCCTTAGTGGAATTGAACTTTCCTTCACTAGTATGAGGGATTTCTAAACAATCCAATAGAATGTTGAAAGATTACTACAACGCTCCCTCTATTTCCTCTTCATTACATGCCCATCACTGATCGGTTTAACAATAATTTCTTGGAATATTGAATTTTAATAACCCTAACTATAAGTCGTTGGCCGGCAACGCTCCCTCTAAACCGAAAAGGATAAGgagacaaaaagaaattaagttttttttggtaaaagtccattagtttacaatatgtgaaaaggtTGGACCACCACtgattattttttaagttggaACCGTTGTCGGCCAATGGCtaatagtttggattattaaaatccattattcctaaTTTCTTCCATAAAGTTAAGAAAAAAATAATGACACCAAATTCTTACGTAAACCAACAACAAGTTCATCTAAGTTTCGAAAAACAAAAGCCAACAGCAAATTCCAAAAGAATCGATACAACTTCAAAATATATGAAAAATTGATCTATAAATAAACTAGATTATCTAAAGTGGTACGAAAACAGAAATTTGAACGAAATGTATTAATAGAAATTGATCTAAAATACCATCAATTCAACCAATGATTCAACACAACCAATCGGTTTTTCCTCGAACCCAGATGGAAAGTTCATTAATATTCCATCGAAACCTAAACTCGGATCGATACtaatgaaacaatggttaaccaagAGGTTAGTCCACGGGTCGAGTCTTGTCAAGTAGGGCTGATCCCTTCTTTCCTCGATCGATGGCTGGGCCGCTCTCTAATATGTCACCTGCACAAtgaaaacacaccgtgactcgcaACAAGGAGAATGGGGTGGGggttgctccttgttaccacccGACGTGAAGATAAGTCTTTGCTTTGGAAGCAAGATAAGTGTTAAGTAGTAATTGTGAGTGAGCAGATTAGCATTATCTCAAACCTGGTTCGAAGTGAAGTATTTATAGCCGAAAAGTGAAGGAGAAAAACCAATGGGCCGCTTGATGGGCCTAGGGCTCGACTGACAACTTGAAGCTTTTCGTAGACTTGACAGGAGCGCAGGTCACGGGAGTGTTAGGCGCACGCGAAGGTGTTGCCACATGTCTTGTTCTACCAATTGCACGAAGGAACACCCGCCACGTGGCTTGTTGGGGTTGTTAGTCTATTGATCAGCTTTTATGCAAGTGGGTTGGGCAGCTGCGTATTGGCGGTCAGCTGACCGCTGTTGTAAGTACCCAGGCATACCACTTAGTGGTTGGTCACAGATGTCAGTGACAGTTCCACTTGCATAACAATAGGATGCGGGCTTAAGCAGCTCCGCCATGTGCGGTAAATTGTGTACATATAGGTCAACACATTTGTATATCACTCTGCATTTCCTTCGCTGCCCCGCGCGCGCCCGCGCAGGATCGTAGTATGGAAATATGTTTGACAGAAAGTGAATGTAGTAACTACTATCATCTTTAGTAGCAATCACCGCATTCCGTGTGTGTTGCTGACATGGGCGGATAGATGTTTGTTCCAGGAGGTGGTAAGGCACATCCTCAAAAAATATATGATAGTGTTGACTTTAAAAAATTATTGTAGaatttaaattaaaatatatttgGGACCCCATCATTTATTTGTAAAGGGACCCTTTGACTTTGAAAGTTTAAAACACAGAAAGCCTAAATCCCAAAATCcaattaatattttaatattgAAGCCCTAAATTAGTAAATGGATAGATGTGAAGCCCAATCAATTAAACTAGTAATCGTGGAAAAGTAGAAAACACAGAAGCAACCTAACGGGAATTGGCACGGCATCGGCGGCAGGGTTTTTTTTTCAAGTTCATCACATCTCAAAGTCAaaggtttgattttttttatatagctaATTGAATGATTATTGAATAGTTATTAAAAAAATATCATATTTGCATATTGAAACTTTCAAGAATAAGGAACAATGCAAAGGTTTGAACTTTTATTCTTTGAAGTTTATTGATTGTTGAATACATATTTATAAGACTATAAACCACTAAACTTGGACTATTTAATCTATTACTTATTGTTGCATTTAATTTACATTGTCTAATTGTCCTCTGCTAGGTCTATGGAAGGGTTTTTTAAACGAAAAGAATCATCTTCGGGGCCTAATATGGTTGATTTAGATAAGCTTCCTTGGGATCCTGCCGATAGGATAAGAATTTTGGATTATCACCCTGATCAAAGAGATGAGATACGTAGAAAGTATTGGCTTAATGGACCTTGTCAACCTCGTGGTCATAACTTCCCGACAAAATTGATAGGGAAAAAAAAGCGACGTTTCGTCAAGACTTGGTTTGATGATTATGGTAAATGGTTAGAGTACAGTTCTGGAAGTAGGTTCATCCCCCTCTTGGTTGGCGATGGCCAGACACCTTCAGGTGGCTTGTGTCTTGTGTTGTTACTTATTCGCAGATTATGTTGGGAACCAAGGTGGACGTGATGTATTTTCACAACAAGGGTGTCATGCTTGGAATAAGGCGATAGATACATTTGAGACACATGTTGGTGATGTCAATAGTGCTCATAATAAAGCACTTAAAAAATGTGAGGatttaataaatcaaaatcagTCTATTGCCACTAATTTTCATAAGCAAGATGATATTACGAAGAAAGCGAACCGAATTAGATTGAATGCTACAATTAATGATTGTAGACTTCTTTTGAAAAATGCATTATCATTTTGTGGGCATGATGAGAGCAAAAAGTCTCTTTGCAAAGGAAATTTCTTGGAGATAATGGACTTAATTATGCTTCATGACAAGGAACTCCGCGAATTACCAAAAGCAGCAGGTAATAATCAGTATTTATCTCCAAGTATTCAAAAAGATATTGCTAATtgttttgaagaagaagttgtaAGCTCCATTTTAAAAGAAATTGGCGACGATGTTTTTTCTTTATTGGTTGATGAATCTAGTGACGTGTcaaaaaaggaacaaatggcaattGTTTTGCGATATGTAGATGCTCACGGACTTGTTAAAGAGAGATTTGTTGGTCTTGTTCATGTTATGGAGACATCCTCTTTAGCCCTTAAGTATGCGATCGACACTTTTTTTGCTAAATATGGATTAAGTTTGAAAAGGCTAAGAGGTCAAGGATATGATGGAGCAAACAATATGCGTGGTGAGTTCAATGGTTTAAAAGCAAAGATCTTAGAAGAAAATAGCTCGGCATATTACGTACATTGTTTTGCTCACCAACTTCAATTGGTGGTTGTGACTGTTGCAAGAAAGCATTTGGGCGTAGTGAACTTCTTTGACAACTTAAGCATTTTGATGAATATTGTATGCTCTTCTTGTAAACGAACAGACATTCTTCGCTATAACGAGAAAGAGAGAGTGGAAAAGGAAATTGGTAGTGGTATACTAGAAACAGGAAGTGGGTTAAACCAAGAGCTTTCTTTTATCCGACCGGGAGATACAAGATGGAATTCCCATTATAAAACACTTATACGTTTGGTAGACATGTTTCCCTCTATCATTAGAGTGCTTGAATATGTTAAAAAGGAATGCAATAACCCTTCTACCCAAAATCAAGCATTCAAAATGATAGGGTTTTTAAGCTCATTTGAATTTGCTTTTTATCTGCATTTGATGTTACACATTTTAGGCCTTACAGATATATTATCACGAGCTCTTCAAAGAAAAGATCAAGACATTTTGGAAGCCGTTTTATTGGTGGAAACGACTAAAGGAAAGTTGCAAGAGTTTAGAGAAAGGGGATTTGATCCACTTTTAGAGAAAATCCATTTGTTTTGTGAAAAACATAACATTGAAATCATGGACATGACAGAAAACTATATCAGTGGTGGAGGTCCTAGAGCCAAAAGACAAAGGTACGATATGACTAATCAACATTATTACAAGTTTGATTGTTTTAACACTGTTGTGGATATGGAAATTCAAGAGTTTGGTGATCGCTTTACTGAGATTAACACAAAATTACTTCAAAACATGACGGCTTTCAACCCGTTTGACTCATTTTCCAAGTTTGATGCATCAATATTAATGAGATTGTGTGAGTTTTATCCATATGATTTTGATAATGGGGAGAAAGTTGTTCTTGCACATCAACTTGACTTGTACATTGATAGCGTGCGAAAAGATGAACACTTTTCTAACTTGAGTGGGATTGCCGATCTTGCTAGAGTTATGGTGGAAACGAGAAAACATATATCATTTCCTTTAGTGTATCGGTTGTTAAAGCTAACATTGGTTTTAC
Coding sequences:
- the LOC110931860 gene encoding zinc finger MYM-type protein 1-like — translated: MEGFFKRKESSSGPNMVDLDKLPWDPADRIRILDYHPDQRDEIRRKYWLNGPCQPRGHNFPTKLIGKKKRRFVKTWFDDYGKWLEYSSGNYVGNQGGRDVFSQQGCHAWNKAIDTFETHVGDVNSAHNKALKKCEDLINQNQSIATNFHKQDDITKKANRIRLNATINDCRLLLKNALSFCGHDESKKSLCKGNFLEIMDLIMLHDKELRELPKAAGNNQYLSPSIQKDIANCFEEEVVSSILKEIGDDVFSLLVDESSDVSKKEQMAIVLRYVDAHGLVKERFVGLVHVMETSSLALKYAIDTFFAKYGLSLKRLRGQGYDGANNMRGEFNGLKAKILEENSSAYYVHCFAHQLQLVVVTVARKHLGVVNFFDNLSILMNIVCSSCKRTDILRYNEKERVEKEIGSGILETGSGLNQELSFIRPGDTRWNSHYKTLIRLVDMFPSIIRVLEYVKKECNNPSTQNQAFKMIGFLSSFEFAFYLHLMLHILGLTDILSRALQRKDQDILEAVLLVETTKGKLQEFRERGFDPLLEKIHLFCEKHNIEIMDMTENYISGGGPRAKRQRYDMTNQHYYKFDCFNTVVDMEIQEFGDRFTEINTKLLQNMTAFNPFDSFSKFDASILMRLCEFYPYDFDNGEKVVLAHQLDLYIDSVRKDEHFSNLSGIADLARVMVETRKHISFPLVYRLLKLTLVLPVATATVERCFSAVKIVKTNLRNRIGEDFLNACVVCAVEKEALESVTNEVVIDRFQKMKSRRGQL